TTTTGGAAGGAATTGGGCATAGAATCTCCGGGTGAATTGTTGTATGCCTGTCGTGAAAACAGACTCATCGCACACAAGGGATTTGGTCCTAAAATCCAGGAAGATTTAATCAAAACCCTTGAATTTTATCAATCGCAAAGTCATTTGTTTCATCACCACCAATTGGAACATGAAATTCAGGAAATAGAGGCATCCCTGCTGGCATCAAATCCCGGGCTCCTCCTGGAAATAACAGGCGAGGCAAAGAGATTGGTACCTATCCTGACGGGATTGGAATTTGTGGTCTCAGAAGAACCAAAACATTGGCCCGAGAATTTTACAATCCTCAACAGGACCAACACTCAAATAGAGGCTCGCTGGAAAGAAAACATTCCTGTGTTCCTGCACCTGCTAAAATTTCCAATGAACGCAGAGGAGTGTTTTCAATTTACGGGTGGATCAGTGGAGTTCTTTGAATGGTTGAATAAATATCAAAACGAATTGAAAAGCTCAGCCTCAGAGTTGGATTTTTTTCATGCCTCTTCTTTGCCTTATGTTCCACCAGAATGCAGAGATCTTAAAGATTATACCGTTTTCGATCCACTTCTGCTGGTGGATGAGCAGGACATCAAAGGTGTCATACACAATCACAGTACCTATAGCGATGGCATTTGTTCGATCAGGGAAATGGCGGCAGAATGCATTCGCCTTGGATATGCCTATCTCGTTATGTCCGATCATTCGAGAACAGCCGCTTATGCCAATGGACTTAGCATCGAACGCGTAGAAATGCAATGGAGGGAAATCGATCGGCTCAATGAAGAATTGGCCCCTTTTAAAATTTACAAATCCATAGAATCAGATATTCTTTCCGATGGCAGCCTGGATTATCCTCCGGAGATCTTGTCCGGATTTGATCTGGTCATTGCTTCGATCCACAGCAATCTCAAAATGAATGAGGAGAAGGCGATGAGCCGACTGATCCACGCGGTTGAAAATCCATTCACCCGCATTCTGGGCCATCCGACGGGAAGATTGCTGCTCTCCAGAGCGGGATATCCCGTAAATCACCAGCTGCTGTTTGATGCGTGCTCGGCAAATGGAGTGGTCATCGAACTCAATGCCAATCCAATGCGACTGGACCTTGATTGGAAGTGGATAGAATACGCCCAAAAGAAGAATGTCATGATCTCAATCAATCCGGATGCCCACAATTTGAGTGGTTTGCGAGACATTAAATATGGAGTCCGCGCGGCGAGAAAGGGAGGATTGTTGCGAAATAATTGTTTGAATATTTATGATATTGCAGAATTTAATAGATGGATTTCCTTAAAATAATAGTTTTAAATAAACATTAACATCCTGTTATGGAATAGATAAAGTATGTCTTTGTTATTTAAGCATAATTTTACGGCTCATTTCATTATTCAGTAAAAAAATAAACAGTAATAAACATGAAAAATCTAATCAATCTTTTTGCCATTCTTTTGTTGGTAGGAGTTGTTGCTTGTAAGAGCGATTCAAGCGCCAACAACGCCAGCACAGAAGCAGTTGCTGATCCAAATGCTGGTACAGTTGCCACTCCCAATGATTTAAATAACCCTGCAGGAGAACCGATGCCTGCTGCTCCGAGCGGTCCTACAACCACGATTGAGTACGAAGCAATGGTGCACGATTTCGGAGAAATCAAAGAAGGCGATATGGTAAAATATTCCTTTAAATTTAAAAACACAGGTAGCGAGCCTTTGGTCATTTCTGATGCAAAAGGAAGCTGCGGATGTACGGTGCCTGATTGGCCGAGAGAGCCAGTTGCGCCAGGTGCGACTGCCGAGATCAAAGTAGAATTTGATTCGAAAGGAAAAGGAACTGAAGACGGATCTAAGCAGACCAAAAGAGTAACCGTTACAGCCAATACCAATCCAGCTCAGACTTATTTGACCATTTCCGGAGTTGTTAGAAAACCTGCCGCGAAATAATCTAAGATACGAATAACAATACAACAGTTTAAAAATTCCCGGTTTGATTCTTCAGGCCGGGATTTTTTTTTGTAGCTCCCATTTACTTTTCAATTTTGATTATCTTTACCATTGATTTTTTCGGAATTCATCTTTTCAGTTTGGAGGAAAGGACCAACCAGTCCTGATTTTAAAGAGTTGGACTTCTAAGCAATTCGTTCATTTTTTTAATTTGTTTACTTATGTTAGCATTGGTTTTGTCACTTTCCTGTTTGTTTTTGCCAGCCTCTAAAACCTTTTACAGCGCATCACAATTTCACCATCAGACTGCTAAGGCGGTTGTGAAGGCACCAGCCGATCTGGTGGTTGGTTGCGATGTCGGTTGGGATTTGTCTCAGTTGAGAGATCCTATGTTTACTGGAGCGGGGAGAATCCATGCTGACCCCTCGATGGTTGATTCACTAATTACTTTGAGCAAAGTTTGTGCAGCCCTCTGTGAGCCTGACTACAAAAAATTCTACCCCGGAGCATCTGGAAAGGGAGCACCAGAATTGGCATGTCAGTATTATATGGAGAAAATGGATTCCAACCATCCCGATTCTTTATATTCTTTGTTTTGGGGAATGGAAGGATACGCCAGCGGGGTAGATTCATTTGAAGTCAAAGTAGTGGACCTTTTCTATGTATGTGGCTTGGGTTTGATTGATAGAGTCCTTGTGGGATACTCTGGTTTTGAAACGATATCAGATACCCAACGAATTTGGTTTTTGGATTGTAATCCATTTTATATCAATTTGCAGAATTTGTGTGATCCGGAAGATGACTTAATATGGGATGAACCTTTTTGCGATAGTCAATTTGTTTCTACCATTTATGCTTGTGGTATGGGCAATAACGGATCTTCCATTCAGTTGAGAAATACCAACTGTGCCAATTTTTCTTTTGATTTTAAGGATGAGTTTATAACTGACTTGCCTGGAGTGTGTGCAAGAATAGTCAGAACCCATGTGATCATCAACTGGTGTGAATACGATCCACTGAATAATCCATCCGTTGGACGTTGGGAATTTAAGAGTAAGATCGATGTTGCAGACTCTATAGCTCCGCATGCCCTTTTTTTTGAAACCCAAGCCTGTATGGCAGTCGCAAGCAACATTCAGGCCTTATGCGGATCCCCCACCCTGGTAAAATGGACTGGTTTTGACAACTGCGGTTCGCATCGTATTCTCAGATTCTCTTACAAGATTGACTTTAATGATGATCATACAGGTCCCTACGATCACTACGATGTAGTTCTCGCTCCTTCTACATTGACTCAATATCAAAGTGGAGACAGTTCCATTCAGTTAAACAAGTATGCTTTTTATCCTACCCACCCGTTTGATGCATCCGGTATATATCCCCTGGGTCGTCATCGGATTGAAATAACCGTGGACGATCGCTGCGGAAACAAAAATACATTTGTCCATTTTTTTGAGTCGAAGGATTGTGTACCGCCGCGACTTGAATGTAAAACTGATCTTCCTGAAATTTACCTGTCTGAATCTGGCATCATTCGAATTGATGCAAAGGAATTAATCTCTGGAGTGATTGATAACTGCAGTAATCCTGAACACATAATACTTTCTTTTTTGAAAGATTCTCAATTGCCGGAATTGGAGTACGATTGTCACGATTTTGCGGGAAGAACTCAACTGTTTAATATTGTGCAAATGTATGCACTGGATGAAAGCGGAAATGCAGACAGTTGTCAACTTTTGTTAAGTCTCATTGATTCCGATAGCATTTGCGCTGGATTTAACACCGATATTGTTGGACCGGGCGATTCGAATATCAATTTTTGGATAGGTTATGGAGAAGATGACCTGATCATAAATGGATCGGATCGCAATTCTGTTGAAAGTTTTAATCTGGAATTTTTAGACCTGACAGGCAAAAAAATAGAGGTCAATTGGGAAGTATTGTCCACCAGACAATTAAGGATAAACACTTCAAATTTGACCAGCGGATATTATGTGATTAGATTCTGGAATCTAAATAAGCATCAATCCAAGCTGTTTGTCAAATTTTGAATCTTTGCCAGTCTATTCAATGACAGAGCAGGATAAACAAGATTCATTTTATACTTAAGGATCAAAACGCTTGGTGGGTTCCATTTTTATTGTTGAAATAGCTCATGAAGAGTACCACATATAGAAAAAACAAGATCGCCTGAAAACTGGACAAAACTTTTCCAGGCAAAGTTACCGGATAGTAATCTCCAAAACCGATGGTTGAGCCCACCATAAAACTGTAATAGATAGGATCAAACCAATGTACAAATTAATGATTTAAATAATCACCATGTGCGTAAACAACGGCCAGGGCCAATAAAATTTCCATATAATTCAAAAAAACCAAGATCATGGAGCGCGAATAGGAAATCGGTTTGGTGAATGCATCCGAAGCAAATATAAGGGTCGGAACTTGCAATAAAGTTTCCATGGATAGATAGACTTGTAAATAAATCAATGCATCCACATTTTGAAATCCAAAATGATGATCGGTAAGGCCAATTTTAGGATCACCATCAAATCCACCGACAGGTCCTTGTAATGAGGCTGAATGCTTTCAGCAAAATGTTTGATGTATGTGCCCGGAAAAAGAAAATGACTGCTTGCTAAAACAAGTCGTACTATTTTCTCTATTCCAAAATCATTATGCTGTTCATTGTTCCAGATGGCACTTACATTTTTTCTCCTTCTGGTTAAGTGATCAATGGGATTATGTTCGTGAGTAATTTCACCTTGTTTTCCTATCAATAATTT
This window of the Saprospiraceae bacterium genome carries:
- a CDS encoding DNA polymerase/3'-5' exonuclease PolX, translated to MTNKQIAGLFNEMAGLMELHGENEFRIKSYANAYLNLRKLDQNLEELGAEELQSIKGIGKTIAEKIVEIQNTGSFGGLNELREKTPEGIRQMLAIKGIGPKKLIFFWKELGIESPGELLYACRENRLIAHKGFGPKIQEDLIKTLEFYQSQSHLFHHHQLEHEIQEIEASLLASNPGLLLEITGEAKRLVPILTGLEFVVSEEPKHWPENFTILNRTNTQIEARWKENIPVFLHLLKFPMNAEECFQFTGGSVEFFEWLNKYQNELKSSASELDFFHASSLPYVPPECRDLKDYTVFDPLLLVDEQDIKGVIHNHSTYSDGICSIREMAAECIRLGYAYLVMSDHSRTAAYANGLSIERVEMQWREIDRLNEELAPFKIYKSIESDILSDGSLDYPPEILSGFDLVIASIHSNLKMNEEKAMSRLIHAVENPFTRILGHPTGRLLLSRAGYPVNHQLLFDACSANGVVIELNANPMRLDLDWKWIEYAQKKNVMISINPDAHNLSGLRDIKYGVRAARKGGLLRNNCLNIYDIAEFNRWISLK
- a CDS encoding two pore domain potassium channel family protein; translation: MVGSTIGFGDYYPVTLPGKVLSSFQAILFFLYVVLFMSYFNNKNGTHQAF
- a CDS encoding DUF1573 domain-containing protein: MPAAPSGPTTTIEYEAMVHDFGEIKEGDMVKYSFKFKNTGSEPLVISDAKGSCGCTVPDWPREPVAPGATAEIKVEFDSKGKGTEDGSKQTKRVTVTANTNPAQTYLTISGVVRKPAAK
- a CDS encoding T9SS type A sorting domain-containing protein; the encoded protein is MLALVLSLSCLFLPASKTFYSASQFHHQTAKAVVKAPADLVVGCDVGWDLSQLRDPMFTGAGRIHADPSMVDSLITLSKVCAALCEPDYKKFYPGASGKGAPELACQYYMEKMDSNHPDSLYSLFWGMEGYASGVDSFEVKVVDLFYVCGLGLIDRVLVGYSGFETISDTQRIWFLDCNPFYINLQNLCDPEDDLIWDEPFCDSQFVSTIYACGMGNNGSSIQLRNTNCANFSFDFKDEFITDLPGVCARIVRTHVIINWCEYDPLNNPSVGRWEFKSKIDVADSIAPHALFFETQACMAVASNIQALCGSPTLVKWTGFDNCGSHRILRFSYKIDFNDDHTGPYDHYDVVLAPSTLTQYQSGDSSIQLNKYAFYPTHPFDASGIYPLGRHRIEITVDDRCGNKNTFVHFFESKDCVPPRLECKTDLPEIYLSESGIIRIDAKELISGVIDNCSNPEHIILSFLKDSQLPELEYDCHDFAGRTQLFNIVQMYALDESGNADSCQLLLSLIDSDSICAGFNTDIVGPGDSNINFWIGYGEDDLIINGSDRNSVESFNLEFLDLTGKKIEVNWEVLSTRQLRINTSNLTSGYYVIRFWNLNKHQSKLFVKF